In Lusitaniella coriacea LEGE 07157, the following are encoded in one genomic region:
- the cobN gene encoding cobaltochelatase subunit CobN — protein MHRIAAMPGGWNPGSEGVIFVEQTPAPIVILTAADTDIQTLASAVTKLPQPFPGIRVVNLLQLQQQLSIDTYAETVLAQAKVIILRLLGGRSYWSYGLEVVKEVVEETGAALFILPGDDRPDPDLVSHSTVPLVKVNQLWRYFIEGGVENFANALQFATDVGLETNYHPASPQAVPRVGFYSWKRDRIVREYASKVGLLFYRAHYLAGNTLPIDALCEALAERDLEPIPVFISSLRDRAVQDELIPYFQSIKILLNTTSFSLAKLDSDEQPELWKKLNVPILQVILSGGTEEQWESSFQGLNPRDVAMNVALPEVDGRIITRAISFKSVQTWNPELETDVVVYQPRRDRVNFIADLTQNWVRLSQTPINERKIALILANYPNKDGRLANGVGLDTPESCVEILKALEKEGYTLQDIPDTGDELISRLTASVTNDLESKPLRPVLQSLSQQNYEQYFNTLPQNVREAIFDRWGKIDTFPIPISGIQLGNIFIGIQPSRGYDLDPTLNYHAPDLEPTPEYLAFYHWLRTQFNALAFVHVGKHGNLEWLPGKSIALSVECYPEIALDAMPNFYPFIVNDPGEGSQAKRRSQAVIIDHLTPPLTRAELYGPLQQLEALIDEYYEAQTLDPSRLPLIRDRVTQLVTQENLDKDLGITPLEPDSIAQFLTLADGYLCELKEAQIRDGLHIFGICPQGTQLRDLTIAIARQPAQNRLGLTRAIAEDLGWDFDPLTAMSNDRASFTFPASLCATPLDTKSCKPLRTLGDAIEILEEIAAKFVESLPSFPLSFPKTQRELQWIQNALLPTLQQTPQELTHLLHGLDSKYVPSGSSGAPTRGRPDVLPTGRNFYSVDIRAIPTETAWDVGRKAAEVVIERYAQENGEYPKTLALSVWGTSTMRTGGDDVAQVLALLGVRPIWDGLSRRVVDFEILPLSVLERPRVDVTLRISGFFRDSFPNIIELVYRAIAAVSTLNEPPEQNPLAAQVKQEKESWLQKGLSNKQAGERALYRIFGSKPGAYGAGLQGLIESQNWTSDEDLARAYINWSSYAYIDKNGLKSVNAPETFETRLKQLQIVLHNQDNREHDLLDSDDYYQFQGGLTAAVRTLTGKNPQTYFGDNSIPANPRVRQLQEEIARVYRSRVVNPKWISGVMRHGYKGAFEMAATIDYLFAYDATTKCVEDFMYQGVAEAYLFDPNVQDFVQEKNPWALRDMAERLLEAHQRGLWQSASQDALDALKALANQAEGIIEETL, from the coding sequence ATGCATCGAATTGCTGCAATGCCAGGAGGCTGGAATCCGGGTTCTGAAGGCGTTATTTTTGTCGAACAAACTCCCGCACCGATTGTTATCCTTACCGCCGCAGATACGGATATTCAAACGTTAGCTTCTGCGGTTACTAAACTTCCTCAGCCTTTTCCGGGAATACGGGTTGTTAATTTATTACAACTGCAACAACAACTTAGTATTGACACTTACGCAGAAACGGTTTTAGCGCAAGCAAAAGTAATTATTTTACGCTTGTTGGGAGGACGTTCCTATTGGTCTTACGGGTTGGAAGTAGTCAAAGAAGTTGTTGAAGAAACGGGAGCAGCTTTATTTATTTTACCAGGAGACGATCGCCCCGATCCGGATTTAGTTAGCCATTCTACGGTTCCTTTAGTAAAAGTTAATCAATTGTGGCGGTATTTTATTGAGGGAGGGGTTGAAAATTTTGCAAATGCCCTGCAATTTGCCACAGATGTTGGTTTGGAAACAAATTATCATCCTGCTTCGCCACAAGCAGTTCCTCGCGTTGGTTTTTATTCTTGGAAGCGTGATAGGATTGTTCGAGAATATGCGAGCAAAGTGGGTTTATTATTTTACCGCGCTCACTATTTAGCGGGAAATACGCTACCTATTGATGCGCTGTGTGAGGCGCTTGCAGAACGGGATTTAGAACCGATTCCTGTTTTTATTTCTTCTTTGCGCGATCGCGCGGTTCAAGACGAACTTATTCCTTACTTCCAATCTATCAAAATTCTCCTCAACACCACCAGCTTTTCCCTGGCAAAACTCGATAGCGACGAACAACCAGAACTGTGGAAAAAACTCAATGTCCCCATCTTACAGGTTATTCTCAGTGGCGGGACAGAGGAACAGTGGGAGAGTAGTTTTCAGGGATTAAATCCGCGCGATGTTGCGATGAATGTTGCGCTTCCAGAAGTGGATGGAAGGATTATTACAAGGGCAATTTCTTTCAAATCCGTACAGACGTGGAATCCTGAATTAGAAACCGATGTGGTAGTTTATCAACCTCGGCGCGATCGCGTAAACTTCATTGCCGATCTTACACAAAATTGGGTGCGTTTATCCCAAACCCCCATTAACGAACGAAAAATTGCTTTAATCTTAGCCAACTATCCCAATAAAGATGGCAGACTTGCTAATGGGGTTGGATTAGATACGCCGGAAAGTTGCGTTGAAATTCTCAAAGCCTTAGAAAAAGAAGGATATACATTGCAAGATATTCCTGATACAGGAGATGAATTAATTTCTCGCTTAACTGCCAGCGTGACTAACGATCTTGAATCCAAACCCTTGCGTCCCGTTCTGCAATCTCTCTCGCAACAAAACTACGAGCAATACTTCAACACTTTACCTCAAAATGTTCGAGAGGCGATCTTCGATCGCTGGGGAAAAATAGATACATTCCCCATTCCCATCTCCGGAATTCAACTAGGCAATATTTTCATTGGAATTCAACCATCAAGAGGCTACGATCTCGACCCCACTCTAAACTACCATGCCCCAGACTTAGAACCCACACCCGAATATTTAGCCTTCTATCATTGGCTGCGAACTCAATTTAATGCTCTCGCTTTTGTTCACGTAGGCAAACACGGAAATCTTGAATGGCTTCCCGGCAAAAGTATTGCCCTTTCTGTGGAATGCTATCCTGAAATTGCCTTAGATGCAATGCCAAACTTTTATCCCTTTATTGTTAACGATCCTGGGGAAGGTTCCCAAGCCAAACGACGTTCTCAAGCTGTCATCATCGATCATTTAACTCCCCCTTTAACCCGCGCAGAACTTTATGGTCCCCTGCAACAACTCGAAGCCCTAATTGATGAATATTATGAAGCACAAACCCTCGATCCCTCCCGTTTGCCCTTAATCCGCGATCGCGTGACTCAACTTGTTACCCAAGAAAACCTCGACAAAGACCTAGGAATCACCCCCTTAGAACCCGATTCCATTGCCCAATTTCTCACCCTCGCCGACGGCTATCTCTGCGAACTCAAAGAAGCCCAAATTCGCGATGGTTTGCACATCTTCGGCATCTGTCCCCAAGGAACCCAACTGCGAGACTTAACGATCGCGATTGCACGCCAACCCGCACAAAACCGCCTGGGATTAACCCGCGCAATTGCCGAGGATTTAGGATGGGATTTTGACCCCTTAACCGCGATGTCGAACGATCGCGCGTCTTTTACTTTTCCTGCAAGTCTATGTGCGACTCCCCTTGATACAAAATCGTGCAAACCCTTACGTACTCTGGGGGATGCCATTGAAATTCTTGAAGAAATTGCTGCGAAATTCGTTGAATCTCTCCCCTCTTTTCCCCTTTCCTTTCCCAAAACCCAGAGGGAATTGCAATGGATACAGAACGCCCTCCTTCCTACCCTCCAACAAACCCCCCAAGAACTAACCCACTTGCTGCACGGACTAGATAGCAAATACGTCCCTAGCGGTTCCTCCGGCGCGCCCACCAGAGGACGACCTGACGTTTTGCCCACCGGGCGCAACTTTTACTCCGTAGATATTCGCGCCATCCCCACAGAAACTGCCTGGGACGTGGGTAGAAAAGCCGCAGAAGTGGTCATCGAACGCTACGCTCAAGAAAACGGCGAATATCCCAAAACCCTTGCCCTTTCTGTGTGGGGAACCTCAACAATGAGAACCGGGGGAGATGATGTCGCCCAAGTCCTCGCTTTGCTCGGTGTTCGTCCGATTTGGGATGGATTGTCGCGGCGCGTTGTTGATTTTGAAATCCTTCCCCTCTCTGTGTTAGAACGCCCTCGTGTCGATGTAACGTTGCGAATATCAGGCTTTTTTAGAGACAGCTTCCCCAATATTATTGAATTAGTGTACCGCGCGATCGCGGCAGTGTCAACCCTCAACGAACCCCCCGAACAAAACCCCCTCGCGGCACAAGTCAAGCAGGAAAAGGAATCCTGGCTTCAAAAAGGATTGAGCAACAAGCAAGCGGGCGAACGGGCATTATATCGAATTTTTGGCTCCAAACCGGGGGCGTATGGTGCGGGTTTACAAGGATTAATTGAATCGCAAAATTGGACGAGTGACGAAGATTTAGCCCGCGCTTATATTAACTGGAGTAGCTATGCTTATATCGATAAAAATGGATTAAAAAGTGTTAATGCTCCCGAAACTTTTGAAACACGACTCAAACAACTCCAAATCGTTCTCCATAACCAAGACAATCGCGAACACGATCTCTTAGATTCCGACGATTATTATCAATTTCAAGGCGGTTTGACAGCGGCGGTGCGAACCTTAACCGGGAAAAATCCGCAAACCTATTTTGGCGATAATTCCATTCCGGCAAACCCTAGAGTGCGACAGTTACAAGAAGAAATTGCACGAGTTTATCGTTCTCGCGTTGTCAATCCTAAATGGATTTCAGGAGTGATGCGTCACGGGTATAAAGGTGCGTTTGAAATGGCAGCAACAATTGATTATTTATTTGCCTACGATGCGACAACAAAGTGCGTTGAAGATTTTATGTATCAAGGGGTTGCTGAAGCTTATTTATTCGATCCAAACGTGCAAGATTTTGTTCAAGAAAAGAATCCTTGGGCGTTGCGAGACATGGCAGAACGGCTCTTAGAAGCTCATCAAAGGGGATTGTGGCAATCTGCATCTCAAGATGCTTTAGATGCCTTGAAAGCACTTGCAAACCAAGCTGAAGGAATCATCGAAGAGACGTTATAA
- a CDS encoding ferredoxin-thioredoxin reductase variable chain — protein sequence MKVGDRVRVIQSVVVYHHPEHKKEPFDIKGLEGEVIEVVTEWQGRPVSANLPVLVKFEKRFKAHFREDEVEVI from the coding sequence ATGAAAGTTGGCGATCGCGTCCGAGTTATTCAATCTGTTGTTGTCTACCATCATCCCGAACACAAAAAAGAGCCCTTTGACATTAAAGGGCTAGAAGGAGAGGTGATAGAAGTGGTTACGGAATGGCAAGGAAGACCCGTTAGTGCGAATCTTCCCGTTCTTGTCAAGTTTGAAAAAAGGTTTAAAGCTCACTTTCGGGAGGATGAGGTCGAAGTGATTTAG
- a CDS encoding glycoside hydrolase family protein encodes MARSLEFFKDGRIYEREDGQLMKVSDTQGQVKRLLEVLEFTSADTFTVMPDDAGTREVPVRQSPAKQISAEGLELIKTFEGLYLESYQDAVGVWTIGWGNTEGIGPGMTITVAQAEQMLRKELSQFETAVTEYVKVEINENQYAALVAFSYNVGARALYDSTLLKVLNQGQIQEAADQFLRWDKAGGQALLGLSRRRRSERSLFLSEPWKWALTWEPSRVLKLSQPLLHGDDVRRLQQALADAGFDVQADGYFGEGTDKAVKAFQEQKGLGVDGIVGTQTLKQLGL; translated from the coding sequence ATGGCAAGATCCCTAGAATTCTTTAAAGATGGTCGCATCTACGAACGCGAAGACGGTCAGTTGATGAAAGTGTCCGACACCCAAGGACAAGTCAAACGCCTTCTTGAAGTATTGGAATTCACCTCCGCCGATACCTTCACCGTGATGCCCGATGACGCTGGGACTCGCGAGGTTCCCGTCCGACAATCCCCAGCGAAGCAAATTAGCGCGGAAGGACTCGAACTCATTAAAACCTTTGAGGGATTGTATCTCGAATCCTATCAAGATGCAGTGGGCGTGTGGACGATTGGTTGGGGGAATACTGAAGGCATTGGTCCGGGAATGACAATTACTGTCGCCCAAGCGGAACAAATGCTGCGCAAGGAACTCAGCCAGTTTGAAACGGCAGTAACCGAATACGTCAAAGTAGAGATTAATGAAAATCAATATGCAGCGTTAGTGGCGTTCAGTTATAACGTAGGCGCGCGCGCCCTTTACGATTCAACGCTACTCAAGGTTTTGAATCAAGGACAAATACAAGAAGCCGCCGACCAATTTTTACGCTGGGATAAAGCAGGGGGTCAGGCGTTACTCGGACTCTCGCGGCGACGCAGGTCAGAACGTTCCTTGTTTTTGAGCGAACCCTGGAAATGGGCATTGACCTGGGAACCTTCCCGCGTCCTGAAGCTTTCACAACCTCTTCTCCACGGCGATGATGTACGCCGCCTGCAACAAGCATTAGCCGACGCTGGGTTTGACGTTCAGGCAGATGGATATTTTGGGGAAGGAACCGATAAAGCCGTCAAAGCATTTCAAGAACAGAAGGGTTTGGGGGTTGATGGGATTGTGGGAACGCAAACTCTGAAACAATTGGGTTTATGA
- a CDS encoding TIGR00266 family protein, which yields MTSEIAYTIEHAPAYASLILRVNANQAVLVESSAMAAMDSCLQMKSKVRGGLLKGIGRMLGGESLFMSEFTAEGRSGELYISPGIPGDIQHYRITPSRALMVQSGGFVACSSTIEIDSKFQGFKGFFSGESLFLLRVTGEGDLWFSSYGAIIEIPVAGEYIVDTAYIVAFEETLDYNVEMIGGLSFRSLKTGIFGGEGLVCRFRGEGRLWVQSRSLYSLLNFLNPFRPVKSN from the coding sequence ATGACTAGCGAAATTGCCTACACTATCGAACACGCTCCTGCTTATGCGTCCTTAATTCTGAGGGTTAACGCCAATCAAGCAGTTTTGGTCGAATCTTCAGCAATGGCAGCGATGGATTCCTGTTTGCAAATGAAGTCGAAAGTTCGAGGGGGTTTGCTCAAAGGAATTGGTCGAATGTTGGGGGGAGAATCGCTCTTTATGAGTGAGTTTACCGCTGAAGGGAGATCGGGAGAACTTTACATTTCTCCGGGCATTCCTGGGGACATTCAGCATTACCGAATTACGCCCAGTCGCGCTTTAATGGTTCAATCTGGGGGCTTTGTGGCTTGCAGTTCCACGATAGAAATCGATTCAAAGTTTCAAGGGTTTAAGGGCTTTTTTAGCGGCGAATCTTTATTTTTGCTGCGGGTTACAGGAGAAGGAGATTTGTGGTTTAGCTCTTACGGAGCGATTATCGAGATTCCCGTTGCAGGAGAATATATTGTCGATACGGCGTATATAGTCGCTTTTGAAGAGACGTTGGACTATAACGTGGAAATGATTGGCGGACTGTCTTTTCGGTCGCTCAAAACCGGGATTTTTGGGGGAGAGGGTTTAGTTTGTCGTTTTCGGGGAGAGGGACGCTTGTGGGTGCAATCTCGCAGTCTCTATTCCTTACTGAATTTCTTAAATCCATTCCGTCCCGTTAAGAGCAATTAA
- a CDS encoding tetratricopeptide repeat protein, which produces MATSEETSDACDRRETSTGRLDMAREPRRPSTSETFRPLPVLSPRCPKTHPLKKTLAILSLTGLLVGIATPNIAQTNPPLSSQQSAELEEAKRLNQQIVQLYRQGQYAAAIPLARRALSIREKVFGPEHPSVATSLNNLAELYQIASNYAAAEPLFRRALSIWEKTLGAEHPRVAIGLNNLASLYWYMGNYPAAESLFQRTLAIQEKVLGSEHTDVARSLNNLAEVYRVMGNYRAAELLFQRAIAIKEKALGAEHPDIARSLNNLAALYQIMGNYRAAEPLFRRASAIWEKAFGAEHPDVAASFNNLALLYRAMGDDGAAEPLLQRAISIWEKALGIEHPDIATSLNNLAALYQDRGDYDAAELLFRRAIAIDENVYGQDHPEVAADLKNLSLLHRAQNDIPRATEFLQRGTDIEEKNLSLIFTAGSESEKRAYMKTLSGTTDYAISLHIQGAPNNPQAARLALTTLLRRKGRILDALTEILDLLHENLTPENQALLDQLSTKRTQLSNLIYNKPENLSPEEYRRQVSTLKAEAEQLESELSRRSAEFRVQSEPVTIEAIQALIPGDTALVEIVQYKPFDPKASYGERWGTPHYAAYILKPTGEPQWVDLGEAKPIDNAVKTFRRGLTNRIRRSRAKITGRALDEMVMQPIRAKLGNTKNILLSPDGQLNLIAFAALVDENGQYLVENYRITYLTTGRDLLRLSISNPAQQPPVVLANPDYDDSDGSSTVAPRTSPNLRTTPEANNTSSLADRSVGAGLANNTETQTNRSNTKPAQSRRSADIENLTFDSLPGTAAEAAVIAPLLENVTLLTETQATENAVKQVQSPSILHIATHGFFLEVDLVAPAANSFEREEGSLVAIQARPGFTPRQQENPLLRSGIVFAGFNNRSSGGEDGVLTALEVANLNLRGTQLVVLSACETGLGEIANGEGVYGLRRALVMAGAESQAISLWKVSDEGTKNLMARYYQRLLRGEGRSEALRQVQLEMLQGEEYSHPFFWGAFIPSGAWTAME; this is translated from the coding sequence GTGGCGACATCTGAGGAAACCTCAGATGCTTGTGACCGCCGTGAAACCTCAACAGGTCGATTGGACATGGCGAGGGAACCTCGCCGTCCCTCGACCTCAGAGACGTTCCGACCTCTCCCCGTCCTCTCTCCGCGTTGTCCAAAAACTCACCCCCTTAAGAAAACTCTCGCGATTCTCTCCCTCACGGGGTTACTTGTTGGCATCGCGACCCCCAACATCGCCCAAACCAATCCTCCCCTCTCCTCCCAACAGTCTGCCGAACTTGAAGAAGCAAAACGACTGAACCAACAAATTGTCCAGCTTTACCGACAAGGGCAATACGCAGCCGCAATCCCGTTAGCTCGACGCGCCCTGAGTATTCGAGAAAAAGTCTTCGGCCCAGAACACCCTTCTGTGGCAACTAGCCTCAACAACCTCGCAGAACTGTATCAGATCGCGAGTAATTATGCCGCAGCCGAACCGCTCTTCCGGCGCGCGCTATCAATCTGGGAGAAAACGCTAGGAGCCGAGCATCCCCGTGTCGCAATCGGTCTGAATAACCTGGCATCGCTGTACTGGTATATGGGAAACTACCCAGCAGCCGAATCTCTCTTCCAGCGAACCCTCGCCATTCAGGAAAAAGTTCTCGGAAGCGAACATACTGATGTTGCCCGAAGCCTTAACAATCTTGCAGAGGTGTACCGGGTTATGGGGAACTATCGTGCAGCAGAACTGCTTTTTCAGCGCGCGATCGCGATTAAAGAAAAAGCCCTTGGAGCAGAGCATCCAGATATTGCCCGAAGCCTCAACAACCTCGCAGCACTCTACCAAATTATGGGAAACTACCGTGCAGCCGAACCGCTTTTTCGGCGCGCTTCAGCAATCTGGGAAAAAGCTTTTGGAGCAGAACATCCCGATGTTGCTGCCAGTTTCAACAACCTGGCATTGTTGTATCGGGCAATGGGAGATGATGGCGCAGCCGAACCCCTTTTGCAGCGTGCGATATCGATCTGGGAAAAAGCGCTAGGAATCGAGCATCCTGATATTGCAACCAGCCTCAACAACTTAGCCGCACTCTACCAGGATAGAGGAGATTATGATGCTGCCGAGTTACTCTTCCGGCGCGCGATCGCGATCGACGAGAATGTCTATGGGCAAGATCATCCAGAAGTGGCAGCCGATCTCAAAAATTTGTCGTTACTGCACCGCGCTCAAAATGATATCCCTCGCGCAACAGAATTTCTGCAACGGGGAACCGATATTGAAGAAAAGAACCTTTCCCTCATCTTCACGGCAGGTTCCGAATCAGAGAAACGGGCATATATGAAAACCCTCTCCGGAACAACGGACTATGCAATCTCCCTCCATATCCAAGGCGCACCCAACAATCCCCAAGCCGCACGCCTCGCCCTCACCACTCTCCTACGCCGCAAAGGACGCATCCTCGATGCCCTCACCGAAATCCTAGACCTCCTGCACGAGAACCTCACCCCAGAAAATCAGGCACTCCTCGACCAACTTTCCACCAAGCGCACCCAACTGTCCAACCTTATCTACAACAAACCCGAAAACCTGTCCCCAGAAGAATATCGCCGCCAAGTCTCCACCCTCAAAGCCGAAGCCGAACAATTAGAATCGGAACTCTCTCGCCGCAGTGCAGAATTCCGCGTGCAGAGCGAACCCGTGACCATTGAAGCGATTCAAGCATTGATTCCTGGGGATACGGCATTGGTAGAAATCGTGCAATACAAACCCTTCGACCCCAAAGCTTCCTATGGCGAACGGTGGGGAACGCCCCATTACGCCGCATACATCCTCAAACCCACAGGCGAACCCCAATGGGTTGACCTGGGCGAAGCCAAACCCATCGACAATGCCGTGAAAACATTTCGCAGAGGACTCACCAACCGGATACGTCGTTCCCGCGCCAAAATTACCGGACGCGCCCTCGATGAGATGGTCATGCAGCCGATTCGGGCAAAGTTAGGAAATACTAAAAATATTCTCCTCTCTCCTGACGGGCAACTCAACTTGATTGCCTTCGCGGCGTTGGTGGATGAAAACGGGCAGTATTTAGTGGAAAACTACCGCATCACCTACCTCACCACCGGACGGGATTTACTGCGCCTCTCTATCTCCAATCCCGCGCAACAGCCTCCGGTTGTGCTTGCCAATCCCGACTACGATGATTCCGATGGCAGTTCAACTGTTGCACCGCGCACTTCCCCTAATTTAAGGACAACCCCAGAAGCAAACAACACTTCCTCCCTTGCCGACCGTTCTGTAGGGGCAGGTTTAGCGAATAACACCGAAACACAAACCAATCGCTCAAATACAAAACCTGCCCAATCCCGTCGTTCTGCCGACATCGAAAACCTCACGTTTGACTCCCTACCCGGAACCGCAGCAGAAGCGGCTGTCATTGCCCCTTTACTCGAAAATGTCACGCTCCTGACTGAAACTCAAGCCACGGAAAATGCAGTCAAACAAGTTCAATCTCCCAGCATCCTCCATATTGCCACCCACGGTTTTTTCCTAGAAGTGGATTTAGTTGCCCCCGCCGCCAATTCCTTTGAACGAGAAGAAGGCAGCTTGGTGGCGATTCAAGCGCGTCCCGGCTTTACGCCCCGACAGCAGGAAAACCCGTTATTGCGTTCGGGTATTGTCTTTGCGGGGTTCAATAATCGTTCCAGTGGCGGTGAGGATGGCGTTCTCACTGCGTTGGAGGTGGCGAACCTCAATTTGCGCGGAACGCAACTCGTTGTTCTCTCTGCCTGCGAGACGGGGCTGGGAGAGATTGCGAATGGAGAAGGGGTGTATGGGTTGCGTCGCGCCTTGGTGATGGCGGGGGCGGAGAGTCAAGCGATTAGTTTGTGGAAGGTGAGCGATGAGGGGACGAAGAATTTGATGGCGCGGTATTATCAGCGTTTGTTGCGGGGGGAGGGGCGAAGTGAGGCGCTGCGACAGGTGCAGTTGGAGATGTTGCAGGGGGAGGAGTATTCCCATCCGTTCTTCTGGGGGGCGTTTATTCCTTCGGGGGCGTGGACAGCGATGGAGTGA
- a CDS encoding slipin family protein, with translation MWKTFYIKPNEIGILYHRSDFKKILQPGIHNYLGWHWQVKVYDLNQPEARIENLELLLRNHWVEFQDYLLVVRTEFNQAALVRMGQNWVSIAPNQLVAFWRGFIEVESHLFDLDDSLELPAPFLQQVRRVALNGLKKFQIAEQEIGLLFVQNDFVRPLEPGEYGFWSFDKTVAVQTMSRLVPNPTFPLEELLIEKHPDFVATYCTTVQLSRNFVAIVRDRGKVISILPPCSQKLFWQGVEVEEIDISGNAKLPSHLVAELVSGLPETVELSYRSLHICEILPQHIGLLYINREFCDTLQPGIHAWWIFGRSWQTEIFDLRQQTLEVSGQDILSKDKVPLRLNLTAGFRIVNPLEAQNRLSDIKGYLYKELQFALRSAVGEKTLDSLLEDKGEIDRAISDYIHQKTAEHGIEVDSVGVKDIILPGDIKTILSQVVEAEKSAQANVIRRREETAATRSMLNTAKVMENNPVALRLKELEVLERVAEKIDKIQVNGSLDSILTDLIRIDRE, from the coding sequence ATGTGGAAAACTTTTTATATCAAACCCAATGAGATTGGGATTTTATACCACCGCAGCGATTTCAAGAAAATTTTGCAGCCGGGAATTCACAACTATTTGGGTTGGCATTGGCAAGTCAAAGTTTACGATCTCAATCAACCCGAAGCAAGGATTGAGAATCTCGAATTGTTGTTGCGCAATCATTGGGTAGAATTCCAAGACTATTTGTTAGTGGTAAGAACAGAATTCAATCAAGCTGCATTAGTCCGTATGGGTCAGAATTGGGTGAGTATTGCACCGAATCAATTGGTGGCATTTTGGCGAGGGTTTATTGAAGTTGAGTCTCATCTTTTCGATTTAGATGACAGCTTGGAACTTCCCGCGCCGTTTCTGCAACAAGTTCGCCGAGTTGCGTTGAATGGACTGAAGAAATTCCAAATCGCCGAACAAGAAATCGGTTTGCTGTTCGTACAGAATGATTTTGTCCGTCCTTTGGAACCGGGAGAGTACGGATTTTGGTCTTTTGATAAAACGGTTGCGGTACAGACAATGAGTCGTTTGGTGCCAAATCCAACGTTTCCCTTGGAAGAGTTGCTGATTGAAAAACATCCGGATTTTGTGGCGACGTATTGTACGACAGTACAATTATCGAGGAATTTTGTGGCAATTGTGCGCGATCGCGGAAAAGTCATTTCAATCCTCCCCCCGTGCAGCCAAAAGCTCTTTTGGCAAGGGGTTGAAGTAGAAGAAATTGACATTAGCGGCAATGCAAAATTACCCTCTCATTTAGTGGCAGAATTAGTATCGGGACTGCCAGAAACTGTTGAATTGAGTTACCGATCTTTGCACATTTGTGAAATTCTCCCACAACATATTGGGTTGTTGTATATCAATCGAGAATTTTGTGATACGCTGCAACCGGGAATCCACGCTTGGTGGATATTCGGACGTTCTTGGCAAACGGAAATCTTTGACCTGCGCCAGCAAACTTTAGAGGTTTCCGGACAGGATATCCTTTCTAAGGATAAAGTGCCACTGCGCTTAAATTTAACAGCAGGTTTCCGCATTGTTAACCCCCTAGAAGCACAGAATCGCTTATCGGATATTAAAGGATATTTGTACAAAGAATTGCAGTTTGCTCTGCGCTCTGCTGTTGGGGAAAAAACGCTCGATTCCTTATTAGAGGATAAAGGGGAAATCGATCGCGCGATCTCCGATTATATCCATCAAAAGACCGCAGAGCATGGCATTGAAGTGGATTCTGTTGGAGTCAAAGACATCATCCTTCCCGGCGATATCAAAACGATTTTGAGCCAAGTGGTCGAAGCTGAAAAATCCGCACAAGCCAACGTCATTCGCCGTCGAGAAGAAACGGCTGCCACGCGCAGTATGCTCAACACCGCAAAGGTTATGGAAAATAACCCCGTTGCCCTGCGTTTGAAGGAATTAGAAGTCCTAGAACGGGTTGCAGAGAAAATTGATAAGATTCAAGTCAACGGTAGCTTGGATAGTATTTTGACGGACTTGATTCGGATCGATCGCGAGTAA
- a CDS encoding cupin domain-containing protein: MNKQDLIQQLSLVEHIEGGYFAEIYRSTENVTTEREGNDRAILTSIYYLLTEDRPIDRLHRNQSDIIHYFHLGSPITYLILHPDGQLERVKLGINLLNGEVPQLLVSGGCWKAAVLEAGEFGLLGEAVAPGFDYRDMEIAQEDYFRENFPDLWDELAPYI, from the coding sequence ATGAACAAACAGGATCTTATTCAACAATTGTCTCTCGTCGAGCATATTGAGGGGGGCTACTTTGCTGAAATTTATCGTTCCACAGAAAACGTTACGACGGAAAGAGAGGGAAACGATCGCGCAATATTAACATCCATTTATTATCTTCTCACCGAAGACCGACCCATCGACCGCCTCCATCGCAATCAATCAGATATTATTCATTATTTCCATCTGGGTTCTCCCATTACTTATTTAATTCTTCACCCTGACGGACAACTCGAACGAGTCAAATTGGGAATAAATCTTTTAAACGGCGAGGTTCCACAATTATTAGTTTCTGGAGGGTGTTGGAAAGCGGCAGTACTGGAAGCAGGGGAGTTTGGTTTATTGGGGGAAGCGGTTGCGCCGGGATTCGATTATCGGGATATGGAAATTGCTCAAGAGGATTATTTTCGCGAGAATTTTCCCGATTTGTGGGACGAGTTAGCACCCTATATTTAA